AATCGGTGCTTCAATTGCTGGAGCGAAAGCCATGACGGCAACTAGCGGTCCTGGGTTTTCTCTGAAACAAGAGCAGATAGGGTTTGCCTGTATGGCGGAGGTTCCCTGTGTTATTGTCGATGTGATGCGTGGTGGACCAAGCACCGGTGCTCCTACGGGTCCTAGTCAGGGTGATGTGATGCAAGCCCGTTGGGGAACCCACGGAGACCATCCGGCAGTTGCAATTGCCCCCTCAACCATCGAGGAGTGCTTTTACGAGACCGTAAGGGCTTTTAATATTTCTGAAAGTTTCAGAAATCCAGTGGTCCTTCTACTCGATGAAGTTATCGGACATATGAGGGAAAAAATTAGAACACCTAAACTCAGTGAGATAATCATTAAAAACAGGAAAAAACCGACAGTTGCCCCGGAGAATTATCTTCCCTATAAACCCTCGCAAGACGGAGTTCCGTGCTTAGCCAACTTCGGCAACGGATATATGTTTCACATAACGGGACTCGATCACGACTGGAGTGGATTTCCTACGAATGACCCTAAAATAATTGAGGAGCTAATTAAAAGAATTACAAAAAAGATTGAGATGGGAAAGGATGAAATCTCGCACTGGGAAGAGTATATGCTTGACGATGCGGAAACGGCTATTGTTGCCTATGGATCTGTTGCGAGATCAGCAAAACTCGCGGTCAATCTTGCAA
This genomic stretch from Thermodesulfobacteriota bacterium harbors:
- a CDS encoding 2-oxoacid:acceptor oxidoreductase subunit alpha yields the protein MEKVKFIQGNEACAEGAIFAGCNFFAGYPISPSSEIAEYMAYNLPRRKGVFIEMEDEIASMGAVIGASIAGAKAMTATSGPGFSLKQEQIGFACMAEVPCVIVDVMRGGPSTGAPTGPSQGDVMQARWGTHGDHPAVAIAPSTIEECFYETVRAFNISESFRNPVVLLLDEVIGHMREKIRTPKLSEIIIKNRKKPTVAPENYLPYKPSQDGVPCLANFGNGYMFHITGLDHDWSGFPTNDPKIIEELIKRITKKIEMGKDEISHWEEYMLDDAETAIVAYGSVARSAKLAVNLARDFGKKVGLLKLITIWPFPTEQIKRRLKGVRKIVVPEMNLGQVVLEVERAICGKADVIPINRVNTELISPDEIVEGVIH